From one Mya arenaria isolate MELC-2E11 chromosome 4, ASM2691426v1 genomic stretch:
- the LOC128230645 gene encoding adhesive plaque matrix protein-like, with protein MANDPGTNNAMANNPGTHNAMANNPGAYNAMANNTGTYNAMANNPGTYNAMANNPGTYNAMANNPGTNNAMANNPGTNNAMANNTGTYNAMANKPGTYNAMANNPGTYNAMANNPGTNNAMAYNPGTYNAMANNPGTYNAMANNPGTNNAMANNPGAYNAMANNPGTYNAMANNPGTNNAMANNSGTYNAMANNRGTYNAMANNPGTNNATANNPGTYNAMANNPGTYNAMANNPGTYNAMANNPGANNAMANNPGTYNAMANNPGTYNAMANNPGTYNAMANNPGTNNAMANNPGTNNAMANNPGTYNAMANNPGTYNAMANNPGTNNAMANNPGTYNAMANNPGTYNAMANNPGTNNATANNPGTNNATANNPGTYNAMANNPGTYNAMANNPGAYNAMANNPGTNNAMANNPGTYNAMANNPGTYNAMANNPGTYNAMANNPGTYNAMANNPGTYNAMANNPGTYNAMANNPGTNNAMANNPGTYNATANNPGTYNAMANNPGTNNAMANNPGTYNAMANNPGTNNAMANNPGTYNAMANNPGTNNATANNPRTYNAMANNPGTNNAMANNPGTYNAMANNPGTNNAMANNPRTYNGPTTQWPTTQGPTTQWPTTQGPTTQWPTTQGPTTHRPTTQGPTTKWPTTQGSTTQWPTTQGPTTQPPITQASTESPSWLSSSQMQSIKEQLRIDEGVIYKVYKDSLNKLTFGVGHLITENDPEYGKPVGTPVSEERVDAVFKTDVAEAVKLTQSIYDPGCQTWPGEVKEIMVNMAFNLGGNLKKLRKVKRALNKRNWQKAADKMKDSDWYTQVGDRAERLVERMRNVEEK; from the exons ATGGCCAACGACCCAGGGACCAACAACGCAATGGCCAACAACCCAGGGACCCACAACGCAATGGCCAACAACCCAGGGGCCTACAACGCAATGGCCAATAACACAGGAACCTACAACGCAATGGCAAACAACCCAGGAACCTACAACGCAATGGCCAACAACCCAGGGACCTACAACGCAATGGCCAACAACCCAGGGACCAACAACGCAATGGCCAACAACCCAGGGACCAACAACGCAATGGCCAACAACACAGGAACCTACAACGCAATGGCAAACAAACCAGGAACCTACAACGCAATGGCCAACAACCCAGGGACCTACAACGCAATGGCCAACAACCCAGGGACCAACAACGCAATGGCTTACAACCCAGGGACCTACAACGCAATGGCCAACAACCCAGGGACCTACAACGCAATGGCCAACAACCCAGGGACCAACAACGCAATGGCCAACAACCCAGGGGCCTACAACGCAATGGCCAACAACCCAGGGACCTACAACGCAATGGCCAACAACCCAGGGACCAACAACGCAATGGCAAACAACTCAGGAACCTACAACGCAATGGCCAACAACCGAGGGACCTACAACGCAATGGCCAACAACCCAGGAACCAACAACGCAACCGCCAACAACCCAGGAACCTACAACGCAATGGCCAACAACCCAGGAACCTACAACGCAATGGCCAACAACCCAGGGACCTACAACGCAATGGCCAACAACCCAGGGGCCAACAACGCAATGGCCAACAACCCAGGAACCTACAACGCAATGGCCAACAACCCAGGAACCTACAACGCAATGGCCAACAACCCAGGGACCTACAACGCAATGGCCAACAACCCAGGGACCAACAACGCAATGGCCAACAACCCAGGGACCAACAACGCAATGGCCAACAACCCAGGGACCTACAACGCAATGGCCAACAACCCAGGGACCTACAACGCAATGGCCAACAACCCAGGGACCAACAACGCAATGGCCAACAACCCAGGAACCTACAACGCAATGGCCAACAACCCAGGGACCTACAACGCAATGGCCAACAACCCAGGAACCAACAACGCAACCGCCAACAACCCAGGGACCAACAACGCAACGGCCAACAACCCAGGGACCTACAACGCAATGGCCAACAACCCAGGGACCTACAACGCAATGGCCAACAACCCAGGGGCCTACAACGCAATGGCCAACAACCCAGGGACCAACAACGCAATGGCCAACAACCCAGGGACCTACAACGCAATGGCCAACAACCCAGGGACCTACAACGCAATGGCCAACAACCCAGGGACCTACAACGCAATGGCCAACAACCCAGGGACCTACAACGCAATGGCCAACAACCCAGGGACCTACAACGCAATGGCCAACAACCCAGGGACCTACAACGCAATGGCCAACAACCCAGGGACCAACAACGCAATGGCCAACAACCCAGGGACCTACAACGCAACGGCCAACAACCCAGGGACCTACAACGCAATGGCCAACAACCCAGGGACCAACAACGCAATGGCCAACAACCCAGGGACCTACAACGCAATGGCCAACAACCCAGGGACCAACAACGCAATGGCCAACAACCCAGGGACCTACAACGCAATGGCCAACAACCCAGGGACCAACAACGCAACCGCCAACAACCCAAGGACCTACAACGCAATGGCCAACAACCCAGGGACCAACAACGCAATGGCCAACAACCCAGGGACCTACAACGCAATGGCCAACAATCCAGGGACCAACAACGCAATGGCCAACAACCCAAGGACCTACAAC GGACCAACAACGCAATGGCCAACAACCCAGGGACCTACAACGCAATGGCCAACAACACAAGGACCAACAACGCAATGGCCAACAACCCAGGGACCAACAACGCACAGGCCAACAACCCAGGGACCAACAACGAAATGGCCAACAACCCAGGGATCTACAACGCAATGGCCAACAACTCAGGGACCTACAACGCAACCACCAATAACTCAG GCAAGTACTGAGTCACCTTCGTGGCTAAGCAGCTCACAGATGCAAAGTATTAAGGAACAACTCAGGATAGACGAAGGAGTTATATACAAAGTCTACAAGGACTCTTTGAATAAATTAACGTTTGGTGTTGGTCATTTAATAACCGAAAATGATCCGGAGTATGGAAAACCAGTCGGTACCCCTGTGAGTGAGGAACGGGTGGACGCGGTATTCAAAACTGACGTAGCG GAAGCTGTAAAACTAACCCAGAGTATATACGATCCGGGATGTCAGACCTGGCCGGGCGAAGTGAAGGAGATTATGGTCAACATGGCCTTCAACCTGGGAGGAAACCTGAAGAAGCTAAGAAAGGTCAAGAGGGCTTTAAATAAACGAAACTGGCAGAAGGCTGCAGATAAAATGAAGGACAGTGACTGGTACACACAGGTCGGGGATAGAGCGGAGCGACTCGTGGAGAGGATGCGGAACGTGGAGGagaaataa
- the LOC128230644 gene encoding salivary glue protein Sgs-3-like: MRFLILISCAICVRVVTCAPTQPPGVNNSMHHDLSSKIGSINSELDLLRHEQLQTKQDLNQAKTETRRIQENLNTALGYLNMVKDRISPSSFWKAPSFDVGLLYKVVEVKETFLVKIDSSPLSYQAPTQPSTTQEPTTQASTTQEPTTQLSTTQEPTTQPPTTQEPTTQWPTTQEPTTQWPTTQEPTTQPPTTQGPTTQWPTTQGPTTQWPTTQGPTTQWPTTQGPTT, encoded by the exons ATGCGTTTCTTAATATTGATTTCATGCGCAATATGTGTGCGCGTTGTAACATGTGCGCCTACACAACCGCCGGGCGTCAATAACAGCATGCATCATGATTTGTCATCAAAGATTGGCTCCATCAATTCAGAATTGGATCTTCTAAGACACGAACAATTACAAACTAAGCAAGATCTTAATCAGGCGAAAACAGAGACTCGAAGAATACAAGAGAATCTG AATACTGCACTGGGTTATCTCAATATGGTCAAGGACAGAATCTCGCCATCCTCCTTCTGGAAAGCGCCTTCATTCGATGTCGGATTATT ATACAAAGTTGTCGAGGTCAAGGAgacatttttggtaaaaattgaTTCGTCACCGCTTTCATATCAAGCCCCAACGCAACCGTCAACAACTCAGGAACCTACAACGCAGGCTTCAACAACTCAGGAACCTACAACGCAACTGTCAACAACTCAGGAACCGACAACGCAACCGCCAACAACCCAGGAACCTACAACGCAATGGCCAACAACCCAGGAACCTACAACGCAATGGCCAACAACCCAGGAACCGACAACGCAACCGCCAACAACCCAGGGACCAACAACGCAATGGCCAACAACCCAGGGACCTACAACGCAATGGCCAACAACCCAGGGACCAACAACGCAATGGCCAACAACCCAGGGACCAACAACG